Proteins encoded by one window of Aptenodytes patagonicus chromosome 9, bAptPat1.pri.cur, whole genome shotgun sequence:
- the LOC143164442 gene encoding uncharacterized protein LOC143164442 isoform X10, whose translation MKLPGQRGAPAPGTPKAGQGVAMRHGGLRELQTPSHPSGVHILSRPGIVETGSVTDLLEELSSRRASTAPAMWFEQRSVVVQLIGNFCAQTRRMLWIELIWFLNPTEDAQS comes from the exons ATGAAGctgccagggcagaggggagCTCCAGCTCCAGGGACACCCAAGGCGGGCCAAGGGGTGGCCATGCGGCACGGAGGCTTGCGGGAGCTGCAGACCCCAAGCCACCCCAGTGGGGTCCACATCCTGAGCAG aCCAGGCATTGTGGAGACAGGCAGCGTTACAGACCTGCTGGAGGAGCTCAGCAGCAGAAGAGCCAGCACCGCACCAGCGAT GTGGTTTGAACAGAGGTCTGTGGTGGTCCAGCTCATTGGAAACTTTTGTGCTCAAACCAGGAGGATGCTATGGATAGAGCTAATCT